Proteins co-encoded in one Acidovorax sp. 69 genomic window:
- a CDS encoding iron ABC transporter permease, which produces MRRTPFFAFRSLSLIVFAGFLALPVLAVLASWLPIGQGDAQAGAILREMAATVLPGYVWTTLWLSVLVALGAAMVGTGAAAAVTLFDFPGRRTFEWLLLLPLAMPAYVTAYAYTDFLQFSGPLQVGLRNTFGLEGRLLPEVRSLGGAVWVFIFSLYPYVYLLARTALGERAAHLMEAARLLGAPLSRRIRAVALPLARPAVAAGVALVLMETLADFGVASYFGIQTFTTGIYKAWLSMDNRLAAAQLATMLLVVVMALLHLEHRAQKRMRFATGGGRAGSAEAQPLALRGARRWAAWWVCTVPVVMGFVAPVLFMLRPLAADWSVLPWERFMEWAWHSVRLGGITAVLAVVIALALAFAVRRQPDAVTRGVVQLASVGYAVPGAVIVVGLLLPVGWLQAAMPQWGVGALVTATAFGIVWAYLVRFCAVALQSLQSGYARIPLSLDDSARMLGTGSTGLMARVHWPLLKRSTAAAALLVFVDVMKELPATMVLRPFNSDTLAVVAYQLARDERLGEAALPSLALVAVGLVPVILLSRTLRSRQ; this is translated from the coding sequence TTGCGCCGCACGCCATTTTTTGCCTTTCGCTCCCTCTCGCTGATCGTGTTCGCGGGTTTTTTGGCGTTGCCGGTGCTTGCCGTCCTCGCATCGTGGTTGCCGATAGGGCAGGGCGACGCACAGGCGGGCGCCATCCTGCGCGAGATGGCAGCCACGGTGTTGCCAGGTTATGTGTGGACCACCTTGTGGCTGAGCGTGCTGGTGGCCTTGGGCGCTGCGATGGTTGGCACGGGGGCTGCGGCAGCGGTCACGTTGTTTGACTTTCCCGGTCGGCGCACTTTTGAATGGCTGCTGCTGTTGCCACTGGCCATGCCGGCCTACGTCACCGCATATGCCTACACCGACTTTTTGCAGTTCAGTGGCCCGCTGCAGGTGGGCCTGCGCAACACCTTCGGCCTCGAAGGCCGCCTGCTACCCGAAGTGCGCAGCCTGGGCGGCGCGGTGTGGGTGTTCATCTTTTCGCTGTACCCGTATGTATACCTGCTGGCACGCACGGCTTTGGGCGAGCGCGCCGCCCACCTGATGGAAGCCGCCCGACTGTTGGGCGCCCCGCTGTCTCGGCGCATCCGCGCCGTGGCCCTGCCGCTCGCCCGCCCCGCCGTGGCTGCAGGCGTAGCACTGGTGCTGATGGAAACGCTGGCCGACTTTGGGGTGGCCAGCTACTTTGGCATCCAGACTTTCACCACCGGCATCTACAAGGCCTGGTTGTCGATGGACAACCGCTTGGCCGCCGCGCAACTGGCCACCATGCTGCTGGTGGTGGTGATGGCCTTGCTGCACCTGGAACACCGCGCCCAAAAGCGCATGCGTTTTGCCACGGGTGGCGGGCGCGCAGGCTCGGCCGAGGCACAGCCCCTGGCGCTGCGCGGCGCACGCCGCTGGGCCGCGTGGTGGGTGTGCACGGTGCCGGTGGTCATGGGTTTTGTCGCCCCGGTCCTGTTCATGCTGCGGCCCCTGGCGGCCGACTGGTCGGTGCTGCCGTGGGAGCGCTTCATGGAGTGGGCCTGGCACAGCGTGCGCCTGGGCGGCATCACCGCCGTGCTGGCCGTGGTCATCGCGCTGGCGCTGGCCTTTGCTGTGCGCCGCCAGCCCGACGCGGTCACCCGCGGTGTGGTGCAGCTGGCCAGCGTGGGCTACGCCGTGCCGGGTGCTGTCATCGTGGTGGGGCTGCTGCTGCCCGTGGGCTGGTTGCAGGCGGCCATGCCGCAGTGGGGCGTGGGCGCGCTGGTCACGGCCACGGCGTTTGGCATTGTGTGGGCGTACCTGGTGCGGTTTTGTGCCGTGGCTTTGCAGTCCTTGCAAAGCGGTTACGCGCGCATTCCCCTCAGTCTGGACGATTCGGCGCGCATGCTGGGTACTGGCAGCACGGGCCTGATGGCGCGCGTGCACTGGCCGCTGCTCAAACGCTCCACCGCCGCTGCAGCCTTGCTGGTGTTTGTGGATGTGATGAAGGAGTTGCCTGCCACCATGGTGCTGCGCCCCTTCAACAGCGACACCCTGGCCGTGGTGGCCTACCAGCTGGCGCGTGATGAGCGCCTGGGCGAGGCGGCGCTGCCGTCATTGGCGCTGGTGGCGGTGGGGCTAGTGCCGGTGATCCTGCTGAGCCGCACACTGCGCAGTCGGCAGTAG